The following proteins are co-located in the Candida dubliniensis CD36 chromosome 3, complete sequence genome:
- a CDS encoding triacylglycerol lipase, putative (Similar to S. cerevisiae TGL4) gives MSSEVTLVPTVSTTSSDAIIKELFQQYISLHPNNKTNPTQNKQTDYIGFSLRSLPIIGNFFPEMDDKKKTINELLEIQKVTTSYREWYDTSLKLDELLGNNAWKSDPKSDIYDYDLIYRNLNEMRRARLNHDYKLLLYYIRTKWIRNIGNMGDANLYRHAYVGTKKLIEEYVRECQLSLEYLVTNDEVNLNDRYLLGMLIQTRKNIGRTALVLSGGSTFGIFHIGVLTTLFEANLLPRIISGSSAGSIVASILCCHNNEETFELLSTITTKKFNIFDVVDCDTSQIQGSFKKVLYYLGHWIKYGTIFDIEGLQDTMIGFLGDLTFREAYNRTGKILNITVSPASVHEQTRLLNYLTAPNCLIWSAVCASCSVPGIFPSCSVYEKNPKTNEIHEWNNDESMKYVDGSVDNDLPITRLSEMFNVDHIIAVQVNPHVVPILRVSVSNIGGQVENDLIYKMKHLLNNVYDFVSCEAIHYLQLLNELDVYKNLSNKMISILSQNYSGDITIIPEYKMSDFVNLFENPDTEFMLDFICRGAKVSWPKVSIIHNHCSVEFALDKAITILRGRIITSANYRITSNSSGVRRSQSYYKPKQQIMNLVTSPVMNDNAQFNTAPATPLKQKQRPLGVQRHHSTSNATSNKHQPRSKRNSMSATDGSQVDVAASYAAVNSGAGGATTPYKKLSKGISTTALMQLTQGYASGDSTLVNDDSENSNGPATTFRRGIRKARSSGNIRNNMDYSNTDRPVSRSTIDRIPYKNNPYLQQRSKESLESFNKAEEGSSQREKPNLPSVSSSNSHRNSYIGLNRLKDNNLSRQNNNSFFNLKQLGKGPNNQELIKKLEQERKGILKNGNRESLANLELFANSDDDDLCKLELSHEGSLGDDEHSNEKEYTPGDDDDSDEEGDDSQFHSDEEEEEEEDDDDDEEEEEGIAYNDDNEKANGSSSKVAFESVEMTNRSESVVDDINPYFGS, from the coding sequence ATGAGCTCTGAAGTAACGTTGGTGCCCACTGTATCAACAACGTCCTCAGACGCCATCATTAAGGAATTGTTCCAACAGTATATATCATTACATCCAAACAATAAGACTAATCCGACCCAAAATAAGCAAACAGATTACATTGGGTTTTCACTTCGATCGTTACCGATTATAGGTAACTTTTTCCCTGAAATGGACGATAAGAAGAAGACCATAAATGAACTATTAGAGATACAAAAAGTAACAACGTCCTATCGAGAATGGTACGACACATCATTGAAACTAGATGAGTTGTTGGGTAACAATGCGTGGAAATCAGATCCAAAGAGTGATATATACGATTATGATTTGATCTACAGGAACCTCAACGAGATGAGACGAGCCAGATTGAATCACGATTACAAACTACTTTTGTACTACATTAGAACAAAATGGATAAGGAATATAGGTAATATGGGGGATGCGAATTTGTACCGGCACGCTTATGTGGGAACAAAGAAGTTAATCGAAGAGTATGTCAGAGAATGTCAACTATCATTGGAGTATTTGGTCACCAACGACGAGGTGAATTTGAACGATAGGTATTTATTGGGGATGTTAATCCAAACTAGAAAGAATATTGGACGTACCGCGTTGGTGCTTTCAGGAGGCAGTACATTTGGAATTTTCCATATTGGTGTGTTGACAACTTTATTTGAAGCAAATTTGCTACCAAGAATTATAAGTGGTTCATCTGCTGGCTCAATTGTAGCAAGTATTTTGTGCTGCCATAATAATGAGGAGACCTTTGAATTGTTGAGTACTAtcacaaccaaaaaatttaatatctTTGATGTGGTTGACTGCGACACCTCGCAAATCCAGGGCTCCTTTAAGAAAGTTTTGTACTATTTGGGACACTGGATCAAATATGGAAccatatttgatattgaaggATTGCAAGATACCATGATTGGGTTTTTAGGCGACTTGACTTTCAGGGAAGCTTACAATAGAACGGGGAAAATCTTAAACATTACTGTATCACCGGCGTCTGTACACGAGCAAACACggttattgaattatttaacTGCACCAAACTGCCTTATTTGGTCAGCAGTATGTGCCAGTTGTTCAGTTCCAGGAATTTTTCCTTCCTGCTCAGTTTATGAGAAAAACCCCAAAACAAACGAAATTCACGAATGGAATAATGATGAGTCTATGAAATACGTCGATGGATCAGTGGATAATGATTTACCAATTACGAGGTTGCTGGAAATGTTTAATGTTGATCACATTATTGCTGTTCAAGTTAACCCGCATGTTGTTCCCATATTGAGAGTATCAGTAAGCAACATAGGTGGTCAAGTTGAGAACGATTTGATATACAAGATGAAGCACCTTTTGAACAATGTTTACGATTTTGTTTCCTGCGAGGCAATCCACTATTTGCAATTGCTCAATGAATTGGATGTTTACAAAAACTTGTCTAACAAGATGATATCGATTTTGTCGCAAAACTATTCTGGGGATATCACTATTATTCCTGAATACAAGATGAGCGACTTTGTTAACTTGTTTGAGAATCCAGATACAGAATTTATGCTCGATTTCATATGCCGTGGTGCCAAAGTATCGTGGCCCAAAGTGTCAATAATTCATAACCACTGTAGTGTTGAATTTGCGTTGGACAAGGCAATAACAATTTTGAGAGGAAGAATTATAACGTCGGCAAACTATAGAATCACATCCAACAGCAGTGGTGTCAGACGCAGCCAGCTGTACTACAAAcccaaacaacaaataatgaatttggtCACTTCTCCAGTCATGAATGACAATGCTCAATTCAACACGGCACCAGCAACTCCGCTTAAACAAAAGCAAAGGCCGCTTGGCGTTCAAAGACATCATTCAACCTCCAATGCAACCTCCAATAAACACCAGCCAAGATCAAAGAGAAATTCTATGAGTGCCACAGATGGAAGTCAAGTAGACGTTGCTGCTTCGTATGCTGCTGTTAATTCTGGTGCTGGCGGAGCAACCACTCCTTATAAAAAGTTGTCGAAAGGGATTTCAACCACAGCGTTAATGCAGTTGACTCAGGGATACGCTTCTGGGGATTCTACTTTAGTAAACGATGACTCGGAGAATTCAAATGGACCAGCGACTACGTTCCGACGAGGGATTAGAAAAGCTAGAAGTTCAGGGAATATCAGAAATAATATGGATTATAGCAATACCGATCGTCCTGTATCAAGACTGACTATCGATAGAATTCCTTATAAGAACAATCCATACTTGCAGCAACGATCAAAAGAATCTTTGGAGTCATTCAATAAAGCTGAGGAAGGGCTGAGTCAAAGGGAAAAGCCAAATTTACCAAGTGTATCAAGTTCCAATTCACATCGGAACTCGTATATTGGGTTGAACAGGTTgaaagataataatttatcaaggCAGAATAACAATCTGTTTTTCAACTTGAAGCAGTTAGGCAAAGGACCCAACAACCAagaattgatcaaaaaatTAGAGCAAGAGAGGAAGGGGATATTGAAGAATGGCAATCGAGAGAGTTTGGCAAACTTGGAATTGTTTGCTAATAGcgacgatgatgatttgtGTAAACTTGAATTGTCTCATGAAGGTAGTTTAGGTGATGATGAACATAGTAATGAAAAAGAGTATACTCCTGGCGATGACGATGACTCTGACGAGGAAGGGGACGATAGCCAGTTTCATagtgatgaagaagaagaagaagaagaagatgatgatgatgatgaagaagaagaagaaggtaTTGCTTACAATGATGACAATGAGAAAGCTAATGGAAGCAGTTCGAAAGTGGCTTTTGAATCTGTGGAGATGACAAACCGTTCAGAGagtgttgttgatgatatcAATCCCTATTTTGGTAGTTAG
- a CDS encoding ribonuclease Z, putative (Similar to S. cerevisiae TRZ1): MFRVTTITHLTDDTTRPLICLTTRKGFKYLFGKVPEGTQRVANTFGSEVKFSKLQGIFLTGSILSWSDIGGLPGFFLTVSDATKNGLTVMGCERILSYILATWRQFVFRMGIKLHILDAQANPTLEDEEVVISPITINPAHQISPPENSSKLLRQIKKLASLMFPLDTSQVNSRDPESYKSDPTQNDIHTHVHLPSASEVVTTQKSISYCISFVPVLGKFDPKRAVELGLTPGPQFRDLTNGLSVVNKNGDIIAPDQVIAPNRIFRKILVIDVPSNDYYENTINSNRWFEHDQTKNAGEVGLVYHMLGQDLQLDLLDYKKRFLSKFSSDTYHVISHPSMTNNVIMNDRFISNTMKIKSILNENFNLVNSETFKPLSDSHVDRLHALQSYHINDNGVVPDSSAAIKTTNKSLFDEEVGSLDIPNAADFESMEKTKIELDCNRHNNLKDRVQVFMLGTGSALPAICRNVLGNLIRVPYQDGSGTISYRSIILDGGENTIGSLLRLFGHENGKEFFQIFQELSLIHLSHLHADHHLGIVSLINEWFNINQDESRILYLVVPWQFITFLKDWYSLESQYNKVFDMNRLVCISCEDFMMDNRTPEFIKIDMDKFEEFYDKGNLHKPIPRDRLLSVDRKKVKNMYETVGLNSVTTVRALHCAWAYSTTFDFKLNENGDTFKLSFSGDTRPNPKFAECGYGSDLLIHEASMDGNWIEEAIAKKHSTMIEAVAVSKLMNCPKLILTHFSSRYGISNNCVPKSELQSCADNLDTYLNKSHCELNIFSSESPSNLNLEEIDLWFAYDLMGVCYGDLHKQEQAWPLLTELFPPSAEIDHEKINEKKEAKRLERLAIMKVKKKRKMSPK; the protein is encoded by the coding sequence ATGTTTCGAGTTACTACAATCACACATTTGACAGATGATACAACGAGGCCCCTCATATGTTTAACCACAAGAAAAGGGTTCAAATACCTTTTTGGGAAGGTGCCAGAAGGAACTCAGAGAGTAGCTAACACCTTTGGATCTGAAGTCAAGTTTTCCAAATTGCAAGGGATTTTTCTTACCGGGTCAATTCTCTCGTGGTCGGATATTGGTGGCTTGCCTGGGTTCTTTTTGACCGTTAGTGATGCAACTAAAAATGGGCTCACCGTAATGGGTTGCGAAAGAATACTATCATACATTCTAGCAACATGGAGACAATTTGTTTTCCGAATGGGTATTAAGTTGCACATTTTGGATGCACAAGCAAACCCCACTCTAGAAGATGAGGAAGTTGTTATTTCCCCGATAACAATCAATCCAGCCCATCAAATATCACCACCAGAAAATTCAAGCAAGCTATTGCGtcaaatcaagaaattggCATCATTGATGTTTCCTTTAGATACTAGTCAAGTCAACAGCCGAGATCCAGAATCTTACAAATCAGACCCTACCCAAAACGATATTCATACACATGTTCATTTGCCCTCAGCATCTGAGGTTGTTACGActcaaaaatcaatttcatattgTATTTCTTTTGTACCTGTGCTTGGAAAATTTGATCCGAAAAGGGCAGTGGAGCTAGGCTTAACACCTGGTCCTCAATTTAGAGATTTGACTAATGGATTATCTGTAGTCAACAAAAATGGTGATATCATAGCTCCCGATCAAGTGATTGCCCCAAATAGAATTTTCCGCAAGATATTAGTTATAGATGTGCCCAGTAATGACTACTATGAGAAtacaataaattcaaatcgTTGGTTTGAACATGATCAAACTAAAAATGCAGGCGAGGTTGGGTTGGTTTATCATATGTTGGGTCAGGATTTGCAGTTAGATTTATTGGACTACAAAAAGAGGTTTTTATCGAAATTTCTGTCTGATACATACCATGTTATTAGTCATCCTTCGATGACAAATAATGTAATTATGAATGATCGTTTCATTTCGAATACAATGAAGATAAAGTCAATTTTGAACGAGAATTTCAACTTGGTCAATCTGGAAACATTCAAGCCATTGTCTGATAGTCACGTGGATAGACTACATGCCTTGCAACTGTATCATATCAATGACAATGGGGTAGTACCGGATTCGTCTGCTGCTATCAAGACTACAAATAAATCCTTATTTGACGAAGAGGTCGGATCATTAGATATTCCAAATGCTGCCGACTTTGAGAGCATGGAGAAAACCAAGATTGAATTGGATTGTAACAGGCATAACAACTTGAAAGATAGAGTGCAAGTTTTTATGTTGGGAACAGGATCAGCATTGCCAGCCATTTGCAGAAATGTCTTGGGGAATTTAATCAGAGTGCCATATCAGGATGGCTCAGGGACGATCTCTTATCGTTCTATAATACTAGATGGAGGCGAAAATACAATTGGCAGTTTGCTCCGTCTCTTTGGTCATGAGAATGGGAAAGAGTTTTTCCAGATATTCCAAGAATTATCgttaattcatttaagTCATTTGCATGCAGATCATCATTTGGGGATTGTTTCGTTGATCAATGAATGGTTCAACATCAACCAAGATGAATCGAGAATATTGTATCTCGTAGTCCCTTGGCAATTCATTACATTCTTAAAAGATTGGTACTCTTTAGAACTGCAGTATAATAAAGTGTTTGATATGAATAGGTTGGTATGCATTAGCTGCGAAGATTTTATGATGGACAATAGAACTCCagaatttatcaaaattgacATGGACAAGTTTGAAGAGTTTTATGACAAAGGTAATTTGCACAAACCAATACCCAGGGATAGATTATTGCTGGTGGATCGcaaaaaagtgaaaaataTGTATGAAACCGTGGGATTGAATTCTGTTACTACTGTCCGTGCATTACATTGTGCCTGGGCGTATTCAACtacatttgattttaagTTGAACGAAAATGGCGACACATTCAAATTATCGTTTTCCGGAGACACAAGGCCGAACCCAAAGTTTGCTGAATGTGGTTATGGAAGTGACCTTTTAATACACGAGGCTTCAATGGACGGGAATTGGATTGAAGAAGCTATAGCCAAAAAGCATTCTACAATGATTGAAGCTGTTGCTGTTAGCAAGCTCATGAACTGTCctaaattgatattgacTCATTTCAGTTCTCGTTATGGTATATCCAACAATTGTGTTCCTAAAAGTGAGTTGCAAAGTTGTGCTGATAATTTGGACACGTATCTTAACAAAAGTCATTGTGAGCTAAATATATTTCTGTCAGAGTCACCAAGTAACTTGAATTTGGAAGAGATAGATTTGTGGTTTGCCTACGATTTAATGGGTGTTTGCTATGGTGACTTGCATAAACAGGAGCAGGCGTGGCCATTGTTGACTGAACTTTTCCCACCAAGTGCTGAAATAGATCATGagaaaattaatgaaaaaaaggAAGCAAAGAGACTTGAGAGATTAGCAATAATGAAGGTGAAAAAGAAACGGAAAATGAGTCCTAAATAG
- a CDS encoding telomerase subunit, putative (Similar to C. albicans EST3): MQKSENDVPMIMQSSWLVNEVIKSINSNGQYINSLIKKDFQPTVLPVSFVLRILKFTATTDSKDITAVLADSTHKIFAIFLFSPAIVDFENKYHHRMTYNTRSSVIRIHKANLRFMDQSTVNKCYNMKTNGNLAIAVLEILEFDIFLKDQYSFITSIENRLKYVYEDTRYDQLCREKMHRPEYDDLMCDM; this comes from the coding sequence ATGCAAAAATCTGAAAATGACGTACCTATGATTATGCAGTCAAGCTGGTTGGTCAATGAAGTGATTAAATCTATTAATAGCAATGGGCAGTatatcaattcattaatcaaaaaagaCTTTCAACCAACAGTTTTACCAGTTTCGTTTGTTTTGAGAATATTAAAGTTCACGGCAACAACTGATTCAAAAGACATCACTGCAGTATTGGCGGATTCAACGCACAAGATATTCGctatatttttgttttctcctgcaattgttgattttgagAACAAGTATCATCACAGAATGACTTACAACACTCGAAGCAGTGTGATACGTATACATAAAGCCAATTTGAGATTTATGGACCAATCCACTGTCAATAAATGTTATAATATGAAAACTAATGGGAACTTGGCAATTGCAGTGCTAGAAATCTTGGAGTTTGATATATTCTTGAAAGACCAATACCTGTTTATtacttcaattgaaaacagATTGAAGTACGTTTATGAAGATACAAGATACGATCAGCTATGCAGGGAGAAAATGCATAGACCAGAATATGACGATTTGATGTGTGACATGTAA
- a CDS encoding mitochondrial 54S ribosomal protein RML2 (Similar to S. cerevisiae RML2): MLPITRRWLGNAANPAVSLLKCSRGFIRFNSTSEFTELELQDIKYRKQRELSLKLTKMKNYGDAFPVHSHPGSTHYKKPVHDHLHKGRPVKELTVARSHRSSGRNNEGKITVRGRGGGHKKRARLIDFHRWNAGRQEVVRIEYDPNRSGHIALLKHLETGDLSYILAPQGLRSGDIVESFRQGIPKDFMEEMERTNNGEIDDALLSARILQRGNCLPLRMLPVGSIIHNIGLRPGDRAQLVRSAGTFGKILSKHPEKNRAVIKLSSGEQRYVILDCHATLGVVSNKEHQLISWGKAGRSRYRGFRPKVRGVAMNACDHPHGGGRGKSKSNKVSQSMWGLKKFQKTRLRPNPDQIRNRKGHLINHDKFK; this comes from the coding sequence ATGTTACCGATAACAAGGAGATGGTTGGGAAATGCTGCAAATCCGGCAGTTAGTCTATTGAAATGCAGCAGAGGTTTCATTCGATTCAACTCCACATCTGAGTTTACCGAATTGGAACTTCAGGATATTAAATACAGAAAACAAAGAGAATTAAGTTTAAAGTTAAcaaagatgaagaattacGGAGATGCATTCCCAGTACATTCTCACCCTGGGTCTACTCACTATAAAAAGCCTGTGCATGATCATTTACATAAGGGTAGACCCGTCAAGGAATTAACAGTTGCAAGATCACACAGAAGTAGCGGTAGGAATAATGAAGGTAAAATCACTGTTCGTGGTAGAGGTGGTGGTCACAAGAAAAGAGCaagattgattgatttccACCGTTGGAATGCCGGAAGACAAGAAGTTGTCAGAATAGAATACGATCCAAACAGATCGGGGCATATTGCGTTACTTAAACATTTAGAGACTGGGGATTTATCGTATATCTTAGCTCCACAAGGTTTGAGAAGCGGTGATATTGTCGAAAGTTTCAGACAAGGTATACCAAAGGATTTCATGGAGGAAATGGAAAGAACTAATAATGGTGAAATCGATGATGCATTGTTGTCTGCCAGAATATTACAGAGGGGCAATTGTTTGCCATTAAGAATGTTACCAGTAGGTTCCATTATCCATAATATTGGTTTGCGCCCAGGAGATAGAGCTCAACTAGTCAGATCTGCAGGAACATTTGGTAAAATCTTGTCTAAGCATCCTGAAAAAAACAGAGCTGTTATTAAATTGTCGTCGGGCGAACAGCGATACGTTATTTTAGACTGCCATGCCACCTTGGGTGTAGTCTCTAACAAAGaacatcaattgatttcttggGGTAAAGCAGGTAGAAGTCGTTATAGAGGTTTCCGACCAAAGGTGAGAGGTGTCGCCATGAATGCTTGTGACCATCCTcatggtggtggtagagGAAAATCGAAATCGAATAAGGTTTCGCAATCGATGTGGGGTTTGAAGAAATTCCAGAAGACTAGATTAAGACCAAACCCAGATCAAATCAGAAACAGAAAAGGGCACTTGATAAATCATgacaaatttaaataa
- a CDS encoding ATP synthase subunit, mitochondrial precursor, putative (Similar to S. cerevisiae ATP5;~In S. cerevisiae: subunit 5 of the stator stalk of mitochondrial F1F0 ATP synthase, which is a large, evolutionarily conserved enzyme complex required for ATP synthesis) has translation MISRVFSRSLASAVKSTKPPIQLFGIDGTYANALYSATIQQSDMAQTYKSLEKIENVIKGDPQLKNALTNPSLTKDDRVAIAKSVASDLGLDKTTANFLTVLAENNRLGNFSSVFQKFGLLNDAYNGVVEAKVTSAKPLESKILRRLQTSIGKSSFVGEGKTLKLTNQVNPEILGGLVVEVGDRTVDVSIANKVARLNQTLRDNL, from the coding sequence ATGATTTCTCGTGTCTTTTCCCGTTCATTAGCATCAGCTGTCAAGTCTACTAAGCCACCAATCCAATTGTTTGGTATTGACGGTACCTATGCCAATGCTTTATACTCAGCAACAATACAACAATCCGACATGGCTCAAACCTACAAGTCTTTAGAGAAGATCGAAAATGTTATCAAGGGAGACCCACAGTTGAAGAACGCTTTAACCAACCCATCATTAACCAAGGACGACAGAGTTGCCATTGCTAAATCGGTTGCTAGCGACTTGGGTTTGGATAAAACCACTGCCAACTTCTTGACTGTCTTGGCTGAAAACAACAGATTGGGTAACTTCTCCAGTGTTTTCCAAAAATTCGGATTATTGAATGATGCCTACAATGGTGTTGTTGAAGCTAAAGTCACCTCAGCCAAGCCATTggaatcaaaaattttaagGAGATTACAAACTTCAATTGGCAAGTCTTCATTTGTTGGTGAAGGTAAAACTTTGAAATTGACCAACCAAGTGAACCCAGAAATCTTGGGTGGTTTAGTTGTTGAAGTTGGTGACAGAACTGTTGATGTTTCTATTGCTAACAAAGTTGCTAGATTAAACCAAACTTTGAGAGACAACTTATAA
- a CDS encoding uncharacterized protein yil039w homologue, putative (In S. cerevisiae: GFP-fusion protein localizes to the endoplasmic reticulum), translating to MAISPKIKALVDLATVIAILLNFFVYFYPDIVNPTEKCNWHNAPELKSKYTFLNNNLPTDWVNILLLNFPNLKEDKDIQRELESNDIHMLLFGDPQINGNWPSTKYIKRLDNYGNDYYLGHIYNTMKRRLNPSHVTVMGDLFSSQWILDSEFYNRTYRYVERLFPQPLEYKQNALEVHARHENYNWQQWLEDEKAMDPVHRFQSRVYNDVYDWVYRNRSTPNYDQPLFINLTGNHDIGYSGDATWQHMARFHLLFGQNNYVINYKKGSPDEWRIVVLDSLTLEGPALQEEFVNYTWSFLENLRDRENPNFKGSTILLTHVPMYKKAGLCKDGPEHQYYINNEKEPYKNGKLRSHNHLAYETTQNVMDIVFPNKDKSGIILTGHDHEGCDDWYNYINSEWTASKEKYSVERESVREVVVRAMMGEFDGQTGILTGHFDDARDTWDFHFSYCSFVIQHWWWASKVALLVVILLQSFVKLFGGI from the coding sequence ATGGCAATTTCGCCCAAAATAAAAGCCCTTGTTGATTTAGCAACTGTTATTGCAATATTacttaatttttttgtttacttTTATCCAGATATCGTCAACCCTACAGAGAAATGCAACTGGCATAATGCTCCTGAATTAAAATCGAAATACACATTTTTGAATAACAATTTGCCGACCGATTGGGTGAATATATTGCTCTTGAATTTCCCCAACCTCAAGGAAGACAAAGATATCCAGAGAGAACTTGAGAGCAATGATATTCATATGCTATTATTTGGAGATCCTCAAATTAATGGGAACTGGCCGCTGACGAAATATATCAAGAGATTGGATAATTATGGCAATGACTATTATTTAGGACACATATACAACACCATGAAAAGAAGATTGAACCCATCACATGTCACTGTTATGGGAGACTTATTTTCGAGTCAATGGATTTTAGATTCGGAGTTTTACAATCGTACCTACCGATATGTTGAGAGATTATTTCCTCAACCATTGGAATATAAGCAAAACGCGCTTGAGGTACATGCAAGACATGAAAATTATAACTGGCAACAATGGTTAGAAGATGAAAAGGCGATGGATCCTGTTCACCGATTCCAATCTCGTGTATATAACGATGTTTACGATTGGGTTTATAGAAACAGGTCAACCCCAAATTACGACCAACCcttgtttatcaatttaACCGGTAACCATGATATTGGATACAGTGGGGATGCGACTTGGCAACATATGGCTAGatttcatttattgtttgGGCAAAACAATTATGTtataaattacaaaaagGGATCTCCAGATGAATGGAGAATTGTGGTTTTAGACTCGCTAACATTAGAGGGACCTGCTTTGCAAGAGGAGTTTGTGAACTATACCTGGTCATTTTTAGAGAATTTGCGTGATCGGGAAAATCCAAACTTTAAAGGGTCTACTATCTTGTTGACGCATGTTCCAATGTATAAGAAGGCCGGATTGTGTAAAGATGGCCCTGAGCATCAATACTACATAAACAATGAGAAAGAGCCGTATAAGAATGGTAAGTTGAGATCACATAATCATTTGGCTTATGAAACAACCCAAAATGTAATGGATATTGTGTTTCCCAACAAAGACAAGAGCGGAATTATATTGACAGGACATGACCACGAAGGGTGTGACGATTGGtataattatatcaataGCGAATGGACGGCTTCAAAAGAGAAGTATTCTGTTGAACGTGAATCTGTAAGGGAAGTAGTTGTACGTGCCATGATGGGAGAGTTTGATGGGCAAACGGGAATTTTAACTGGTCATTTTGATGATGCTCGTGATACCTGGGATTTTCATTTCAGTTACTGCTCTTTTGTTATTCAGCACTGGTGGTGGGCCAGTAAAGTTGCTCTACTTGTGGTTATCTTGTTACAATCCTTTGTGAAACTCTTTGGGGGAATATAA
- a CDS encoding nuclear thiol peroxidase, putative (Similar to S. cerevisiae DOT5) encodes MPELRRSARVAARPTKEPEAAVEQPPTKKAKTTSTNTAKPNAGLEIGEKIPEITLLNQDGKEINLAEVAKGSKYVVIFAFPRASTSGCARQVSGFRKLDKDYKDVAIFGVSSDSIKAQKTFQTKQSAEYDLLSDPEKKLIGALGAKKHPSGIIRSHWIFVDGVLKVKQIQVSPEVSFTSAEEEIKKFINENENSKEATENDTIKEELKEEPQQDNSKEVNDDNTKQTDEKATESAQDEVKNVSEESKGLVEKSTEEPKTEAPAI; translated from the coding sequence ATGCCTGAATTACGTCGTTCTGCAAGAGTTGCTGCTAGACCTACCAAAGAACCAGAGGCTGCCGTCGAACAACCACCAACTAAGAAAGCTAAAACAACTTCCACCAACACAGCAAAACCCAATGCTGGTTTGGAGATTGGTGAAAAAATTCCAGAAATTACCTTGCTAAACCAAGATGGAAAAGAGATAAACTTAGCTGAAGTTGCCAAGGGATCTAAATATGTAGTTATTTTTGCTTTTCCACGTGCATCCACCAGTGGCTGTGCTAGACAAGTATCTGGATTCAGAAAACTCGACAAGGACTACAAGGACGTTGCAATCTTTGGTGTTTCTTCTGATAGCATCAAAGCTCAGAAGACTTTCCAAACCAAACAAAGTGCTGAGTACGATTTGTTATCTGATCCGGaaaaaaagttgattgGTGCTTTAGGTGCTAAAAAACACCCTCTGGGGATTATTAGATCACATTggatttttgttgatggtgTCTTGAAAGTCAAGCAAATTCAAGTATCTCCAGAAGTTAGCTTCACAAGtgctgaagaagaaattaagaaattcattaatgaaaatgaaaacagCAAAGAAGCCACTGAAAACGATACCATCAAGGAAGAACTTAAAGAGGAACCTCAACAAGATAACAGTAAGGAAGTAAACGACGACAATACCAAACAGACTGACGAGAAAGCCACTGAACTGGCTCAAGATGAAGTCAAAAATGTTTCGGAGGAAAGCAAAGGTTTAGTCGAAAAATCAACTGAGGAACCTAAAACAGAAGCGCCAGCTATTTAA